From the Malus domestica chromosome 17, GDT2T_hap1 genome, one window contains:
- the LOC139193305 gene encoding uncharacterized protein yields the protein MEEDEDDHHRRQKASHSRRVIEAVGQIAKPRRVANLDRKREKRGAQNDLNVLAQSPVFDELLQGNSPRCTYTINGTQYEGSYYLADGIYPRWSTFVKTVAHPQTEKEKHFAKCQEGCRKDVERCFGILQARWAIIRAAARMFDVEALRSIMMTCIILHNMIVEDEYDYDAVDEYEPDPMNNSRTRIYCAHDGTEDPVQHEPLERDGRYNELIVQRYTNVQEPYWHVTRQNDLIEHQWGLHEGEDN from the exons atggaggaggatgaggatgatcaccatagaaggcagaaggcctcacattcccgccgtGTCATTGAAGCCGTGGGTCAGATAGCCAAACCAAGACGTGTTGCAAACCtcgatagaaaaagggaaaaacgag gagctcagaatgacttaaatgtccttgcccaatccccagtgttcgacGAACTGCTGCAAGGAAACTCGCCGAGATGCACATATACCATTAATGGTACCCAATACGAGGGATCATACTACCTTGCagatggcatttacccaaggtggtcaacatttgtcaaaacagtggcACATCCACAgactgaaaaggaaaaacactttgcaaaatgtcaagaagggtgtaggaaggatgtcgagcgttgttttggtatcctgcaagctcgttgggcgattaTCAGGGCTGCagctagaatgtttgatgtcgaggctcttcgatccatcatgatgacgtgtattattctccacaacatgattgttgaagatgagtatgattatgatgccgtcgatgaatatgagccggatccgatgaacaactcaagaacacgtatctaTTGTGCTCATGATGGGACCGAAGATCCAGTGCAACACGAGCCGTTGGAAcgcgatggacgttacaatgaattgattgTTCAGCGGTACACTAATGTGCAAGAGCCATACTGGCACGTAACCCGCcagaatgacttgattgagcaccaaTGGGGATTGCATGAAGGCGAAGATAATTAG
- the LOC103404887 gene encoding uncharacterized protein isoform X1 — MAATVVSSVIANLKVLSHDNYEDWSFHFKTYLLAEDLWEVVEETFEPPRREDGEAEFMVWRKNNAKVLHAIQTCCGDDTYFIIRCISSAKVAWDTLAEKLKPADQALENTEDEELNTGLKRNEEYYKSNGDFSEFPHHQPLIDAVAKGDWSSAKKYLTKHPDAIRERGSLSGSTALHMAVSMENEYMAKELVELMTEQDLEIEDANGVTAITLATLIVPEVARCIIEKNKRLLCIPCNLQNMIPLIMACHGGHWGLARYLYSVTPLEALTSTQDNCQTGADLISHCFSSKELDIALDLIQRCSNLAFATNSTGKTPLQELACMPSLFLSGTRLRFWQQWIYNSIHIRHASGIRDVRIDVQKQANDPVNDQRDLIIRSVMALLRGLVSNLCKLFGIDHMYKMKQIHIQSLEVLQGMCKMTEGLSLKQMQGSSVQTALFKAVEHGNDEFLRQLFTANILALGIYDENEKGMFQFSIECRQEKVYNFFHDFIRVMNVRTESRVDKFNNTLLHSAARLSPPAQLKHIQCAALQMQRELQWFKEVEKIVPSKFLEVVNYTDGMTARDLFTKNHKELANECERSMKATATSCTVVAALIVTIMFIAVFSVPGGSKAGFPVFLNKRIFMVFIIADVFSLFSSTTSVVTFLGILNSRYAEEDFRKSLPTKMIIGLFTLFSSIVTMMIAFSSTLFLMLEAKEWIVAPIILLASVPVVSFVWMQFSLLVEIFISTYGAGIFFINKKGKPWSFKS, encoded by the exons ATGGCAGCTACAGTTGTTTCTAGTGTAATTGCTAATCTTAAAGTTCTTAGTCATGATAATTATGAAGATTGGAGTTTCCACTTTAAAACCTACTTGTTGGCTGAAGATCTTTGGGAGGTTGTGGAAGAGACCTTTGAACCTCCTAGACGAGAAGATGGTGAAGCGGAATTTATGGTTTGGAGGAAGAATAATGCCAAGGTTTTACATGCAATCCAAACTTGTTGCGGGGATGATACTTATTTTATTATCCGGTGCATTAGCTCGGCCAAAGTCGCCTGGGATACTTTGGCTGAAAAGTTGAAGCCGGCCGATCAAGCCTTGGAAAACACAG AGGATGAAGAGCTGAATACCGGTCTGAAGCGGAATGAGG AGTATTATAAAAGTAACGGCGACTTCAGTGAGTTCCCCCACCATCAACCCTTGATTGATGCTGTTGCAAAAGGTGACTGGAGTTCTGCAAAGAAGTATCTTACTAAGCATCCCGACGCAATCAGAGAAAGAGGTTCATTATCAGGCTCGACAGCTCTTCACATGGCAGTTTCAATGGAAAACGAATATATGGCGAAAGAACTAGTGGAGTTGATGACAGAGCAAGACTTGGAAATAGAAGACGCTAATGGTGTCACAGCTATAACTTTAGCTACGCTAATAGTACCCGAAGTGGCTAGATGCATAATCGAAAAGAACAAGAGATTACTTTGCATACCATGCAATCTCCAGAATATGATCCCACTAATCATGGCTTGTCATGGCGGCCATTGGGGATTGGCTCGCTATCTCTATTCAGTTACTCCATTGGAAGCTTTGACGTCGACCCAAGATAACTGTCAGACTGGTGCTGATCTTATTTCCCACTGTTTTAGCTCCAAAGAACTGG ATATTGCATTGGATTTAATTCAGCGTTGTTCAAACTTGGCATTTGCCACAAACTCTACTGGGAAAACACCTTTACAGGAATTGGCTTGTATGCCCTCTCTCTTTTTAAGTGGAACGCGTCTCAGATTCTGGCAACAATGGATCTATAACA GTATACACATACGACATGCTTCTGGGATCCGTGATGTTCGTATAGATGTTCAAAAACAAGCCAATGACCCGGTTAATGATCAAAGGGATCTCATAATTCGCTCAG TTATGGCTTTACTGCGAGGGCTCGTCTCAAATCTCTGTAAACTTTTCG GAATCGATCACAtgtacaaaatgaaacaaatccATATCCAATCCCTTGAAGTTTTACAAGGCATGTGCAAAATGACAGAAGGTTTAAGCCTTAAACAAATGCAAGGAAGTTCCGTACAAACAGCACTCTTCAAGGCTGTTGAACATGGGAATGATGAGTTTCTTCGTCAGCTGTTTACTGCAAATATCCTAGCTTTAGGGATATATGACGAAAATGAAAAGGGCATGTTTCAGTTTTCCATTGAATGCCGTCAAGAAAAAGTCTATAACTTTTTCCATGACTTTATCCGAGTCATGAATGTTCGTACTGAATCCAGAGTAGATAAGTTCAACAATACGTTACTACATTCAGCAGCGAGGTTATCCCCACCTGCACAGCTTAAACATATCCAATGTGCAGCATTGCAAATGCAGAGAGAATTACAATGGTTTAAG GAGGTCGAGAAAATTGTGCCTTCCAAGTTTCTTGAAGTTGTTAACTATACAGATGGCATGACCGCCCGTGACCTATTTACTAAGAACCACAAGGAATTGGCAAATGAATGTGAAAGATCAATGAAAGCAACTGCAACTTCTTGTACGGTTGTAGCTGCTCTTATTGTTACAATTATGTTTATTGCAGTGTTCTCAGTTCCTGGTGGAAGCAAGGCAGGCTTTCCCGTGTTCTTAAATAAAAGGATATTTATGGTCTTTATAATTGCGGATGTCTTTTCACTTTTTTCTTCAACAACTTCAGTTGTGACATTCTTAGGAATTCTCAACTCGCGTTATGCTGAAGAAGATTTCCGTAAATCACTGCCAACAAAGATGATAATAGGCCTTTTCACCCTCTTCTCCTCTATCGTTACCATGATGATCGCGTTTTCTTCAACCCTTTTTCTTATGCTGGAAGCAAAAGAGTGGATAGTGGCTCCGATCATTTTACTTGCTAGTGTTCCGGTTGTCTCCTTCGTATGGATGcaattttcccttcttgttgagatcttcatttctactTATGGAGCTGGAATATTTTTTATCAACAAAAAAGGCAAACCTTGGTCCTTCAAATCTTAA
- the LOC103404887 gene encoding uncharacterized protein isoform X2: MAATVVSSVIANLKVLSHDNYEDWSFHFKTYLLAEDLWEVVEETFEPPRREDGEAEFMVWRKNNAKVLHAIQTCCGDDTYFIIRCISSAKVAWDTLAEKLKPADQALENTEDEELNTGLKRNEEYYKSNGDFSEFPHHQPLIDAVAKGDWSSAKKYLTKHPDAIRERGSLSGSTALHMAVSMENEYMAKELVELMTEQDLEIEDANGVTAITLATLIVPEVARCIIEKNKRLLCIPCNLQNMIPLIMACHGGHWGLARYLYSVTPLEALTSTQDNCQTDIALDLIQRCSNLAFATNSTGKTPLQELACMPSLFLSGTRLRFWQQWIYNSIHIRHASGIRDVRIDVQKQANDPVNDQRDLIIRSVMALLRGLVSNLCKLFGIDHMYKMKQIHIQSLEVLQGMCKMTEGLSLKQMQGSSVQTALFKAVEHGNDEFLRQLFTANILALGIYDENEKGMFQFSIECRQEKVYNFFHDFIRVMNVRTESRVDKFNNTLLHSAARLSPPAQLKHIQCAALQMQRELQWFKEVEKIVPSKFLEVVNYTDGMTARDLFTKNHKELANECERSMKATATSCTVVAALIVTIMFIAVFSVPGGSKAGFPVFLNKRIFMVFIIADVFSLFSSTTSVVTFLGILNSRYAEEDFRKSLPTKMIIGLFTLFSSIVTMMIAFSSTLFLMLEAKEWIVAPIILLASVPVVSFVWMQFSLLVEIFISTYGAGIFFINKKGKPWSFKS; the protein is encoded by the exons ATGGCAGCTACAGTTGTTTCTAGTGTAATTGCTAATCTTAAAGTTCTTAGTCATGATAATTATGAAGATTGGAGTTTCCACTTTAAAACCTACTTGTTGGCTGAAGATCTTTGGGAGGTTGTGGAAGAGACCTTTGAACCTCCTAGACGAGAAGATGGTGAAGCGGAATTTATGGTTTGGAGGAAGAATAATGCCAAGGTTTTACATGCAATCCAAACTTGTTGCGGGGATGATACTTATTTTATTATCCGGTGCATTAGCTCGGCCAAAGTCGCCTGGGATACTTTGGCTGAAAAGTTGAAGCCGGCCGATCAAGCCTTGGAAAACACAG AGGATGAAGAGCTGAATACCGGTCTGAAGCGGAATGAGG AGTATTATAAAAGTAACGGCGACTTCAGTGAGTTCCCCCACCATCAACCCTTGATTGATGCTGTTGCAAAAGGTGACTGGAGTTCTGCAAAGAAGTATCTTACTAAGCATCCCGACGCAATCAGAGAAAGAGGTTCATTATCAGGCTCGACAGCTCTTCACATGGCAGTTTCAATGGAAAACGAATATATGGCGAAAGAACTAGTGGAGTTGATGACAGAGCAAGACTTGGAAATAGAAGACGCTAATGGTGTCACAGCTATAACTTTAGCTACGCTAATAGTACCCGAAGTGGCTAGATGCATAATCGAAAAGAACAAGAGATTACTTTGCATACCATGCAATCTCCAGAATATGATCCCACTAATCATGGCTTGTCATGGCGGCCATTGGGGATTGGCTCGCTATCTCTATTCAGTTACTCCATTGGAAGCTTTGACGTCGACCCAAGATAACTGTCAGACTG ATATTGCATTGGATTTAATTCAGCGTTGTTCAAACTTGGCATTTGCCACAAACTCTACTGGGAAAACACCTTTACAGGAATTGGCTTGTATGCCCTCTCTCTTTTTAAGTGGAACGCGTCTCAGATTCTGGCAACAATGGATCTATAACA GTATACACATACGACATGCTTCTGGGATCCGTGATGTTCGTATAGATGTTCAAAAACAAGCCAATGACCCGGTTAATGATCAAAGGGATCTCATAATTCGCTCAG TTATGGCTTTACTGCGAGGGCTCGTCTCAAATCTCTGTAAACTTTTCG GAATCGATCACAtgtacaaaatgaaacaaatccATATCCAATCCCTTGAAGTTTTACAAGGCATGTGCAAAATGACAGAAGGTTTAAGCCTTAAACAAATGCAAGGAAGTTCCGTACAAACAGCACTCTTCAAGGCTGTTGAACATGGGAATGATGAGTTTCTTCGTCAGCTGTTTACTGCAAATATCCTAGCTTTAGGGATATATGACGAAAATGAAAAGGGCATGTTTCAGTTTTCCATTGAATGCCGTCAAGAAAAAGTCTATAACTTTTTCCATGACTTTATCCGAGTCATGAATGTTCGTACTGAATCCAGAGTAGATAAGTTCAACAATACGTTACTACATTCAGCAGCGAGGTTATCCCCACCTGCACAGCTTAAACATATCCAATGTGCAGCATTGCAAATGCAGAGAGAATTACAATGGTTTAAG GAGGTCGAGAAAATTGTGCCTTCCAAGTTTCTTGAAGTTGTTAACTATACAGATGGCATGACCGCCCGTGACCTATTTACTAAGAACCACAAGGAATTGGCAAATGAATGTGAAAGATCAATGAAAGCAACTGCAACTTCTTGTACGGTTGTAGCTGCTCTTATTGTTACAATTATGTTTATTGCAGTGTTCTCAGTTCCTGGTGGAAGCAAGGCAGGCTTTCCCGTGTTCTTAAATAAAAGGATATTTATGGTCTTTATAATTGCGGATGTCTTTTCACTTTTTTCTTCAACAACTTCAGTTGTGACATTCTTAGGAATTCTCAACTCGCGTTATGCTGAAGAAGATTTCCGTAAATCACTGCCAACAAAGATGATAATAGGCCTTTTCACCCTCTTCTCCTCTATCGTTACCATGATGATCGCGTTTTCTTCAACCCTTTTTCTTATGCTGGAAGCAAAAGAGTGGATAGTGGCTCCGATCATTTTACTTGCTAGTGTTCCGGTTGTCTCCTTCGTATGGATGcaattttcccttcttgttgagatcttcatttctactTATGGAGCTGGAATATTTTTTATCAACAAAAAAGGCAAACCTTGGTCCTTCAAATCTTAA
- the LOC139193304 gene encoding uncharacterized protein, whose protein sequence is MEPHCAAPDALLKVHDRIVEEDRFGGVTFDDDNENSVVTTRLLVPNNMLLWNPRSQTIETIVELQNRTSEFSDKGIITTRLLVLGCVLGQGDERSLLQAYAAPIDHDDGPTPTDREARPELAMEQGLNAGHESNANDIHATFVKYVKSNDWDKAIQFLRDHPQVGSERISSGGTALHYAVRPLNNCSVRNIEQLVELMA, encoded by the exons ATGGAGCCGCATTGTGCTGCCCCGGATGCTCTGTTGAAAGTTCATGACAGGATTGTAGAGGAAGATCGTTTTGGTGGAGTTACATTTGATGATGACAACGAGAACAGTGTTGTCACCACAAGACTTCTAGTTCCAAACAATATG CTGTTGTGGAATCCCAGATCACAAACCATTGAGACAATTGTTGAGCTTCAGAACAGAACAAGTGAATTCTCCGATAAAGGCATAATCACTACTAGGCTTCTTGTACTTGGATGCGTCCTTGGACAAGGAG ATGAGAGGTCACTTCTTCAAGCGTATGCAGCCCCGATTGATCATGATGATGGGCCAACCCCAACTGATCGTGAAGCTAGGCCAGAGCTCGCAATGGAACAAGGGCTCAATGCgg GACATGAGAGCAATGCAAACGATATCCATGCAACTTTCGTCAAATATGTGAAGTCTAATGACTGGGATAAAGCGATCCAGTTTCTTCGCGACCATCCCCAGGTAGGAAGTGAAAGAATTTCAAGTGGCGGTACAGCTCTTCACTACGCAGTCCGGCCGCTTAACAACTGCAGCGTGCGCAATATAGAACAGTTGGTGGAGTTAATGGCATAG
- the LOC139193306 gene encoding uncharacterized protein: MTKRALYEVSNLLHQNPRKDKPPSGFPMPFLSPRNPMLSNRAPSHTMSPMPWTGGYENRSGFVRGGFNGFPPGHGGEALALADIHAQDASKDSEESVIHVSAFEALWNPRSQTIETILELQNRTSEFPDKGIITTRLLVLGCLLGQGDIALDLIQRYPQLAMAKDHD; encoded by the exons ATGACAAAGAGGGCACTTTATGAAGTGTCTAATCTACTGCATCAGAATCCTAGGAAGGACAAGCCTCCTTCAGGCTTTCCTATGCCTTTCCTTTCACCTAGAAATCCGATGTTGTCTAATCGGGCTCCTTCCCACACTATGTCGCCAATGCCATGGACAGGAGGATATGAAAACCGTTCTGGATTTGTCCGGGGTGGTTTTAATGGTTTTCCTCCTGGACATGGGGGTGAAGCTCTAGCTCTAGCTga TATTCATGCTCAGGATGCATCAAAGGATTCAGAAGAAAGTGTCATTCACGTCTCTGCTTTTGAG GCCTTGTGGAATCCCAGATCACAAACCATTGAGACAATTCTTGAGCTTCAGAACAGAACAAGTGAATTCCCCGATAAAGGCATAATCACTACTAGGCTTCTTGTACTTGGATGCCTCCTTGGACAAGGAG ATATTGCGTTAGATTTGATTCAGCGTTACCCACAACTAGCCATGGCTAAAGATCATGACTGA